The DNA region GATGTGGCTCGGAGATGCGATCGCTCCGAGGGTGCTCAAGTTTCGATCTTCTTACTCGTTCCCTTGCCCGAGTGAGTAGTTCACGTAGTTTAAATAGCTTTATCCTTCCAACATAGACTGAcggttttccatttttcttaatGTACTCAAATGTTTCCCTGACTGATATCTTTTCAGGGATTTACAAGAACAACGGATATCGCTTGGTTTCATCCAATGGCGGACTAAATCAAATGCGGTTCGGTGTGAGTGTCTTTCCTAATGCTGTCTATATGCATACATCGTTTGGGTTCATGAAAAAGTGAGAATTCTCTTAACGACTGCTTACTTTTTCTGCAGATATGTGATATGGTTGCTATCGCGAGATATCTGAATGTCACACTTATCGTTCCCGAGTTGGACAACACATCATTCTGGAACGACCACAGGTgcgtatgcatatatattcagGTTAACTCCGACTTTGTCATTTGTTTGTTTTCTAAATTTGAAAATGCCATTGGAATTGCAGTCAATTTGCAGATATATTCAGCGTGGACTACTTCATCGACTCCCTGAGGGATGAGGTTAGGATACTGAAGGAGCTACTCCCTGCGCAGAAGAGGAAAGTGGAGTCAGAGTCCCTTTTCTCAATGCCGCCTGTCAGTTGGTCGAACATGACATATTACTACAATACGGTTGGTTCCCTTTCCATAAATCATTTCGCTTATCATTAAGTGCAAATTTTATATCAGTAAGGAATTTTAGAAGTAAATCTCTTTTCTTGGGTAATTATACATCTCCCAGTTTATGGTGTGAGAGTCCAATGCGTGGAACGCGCAACAATGTGCAGGTCCTACTGCGGATCCAAGAACACGAAGTGCTTCACTTCACCAAGACAGATGCTCGGCTGGCCAATAATGGGTTGTCTGTTGAGGTGCAGCGGCTGCGTTGCAGAGCCAACTACAAGGTCCTGAGGTTTGCCCCCGCCGTCGAAGCTTTAGCCAAGAAGATAGTTCAAATTCTATGGCACAGGGGCCCGTTCTTGGTCCTTCACCGCCAGTATGAAATGGACATGATCGCTTTCTCGGGTTGCAGTGAAGGCTGCAACGAGCTGGAGATCGAGGACCTCACCAAAATGAGGTACAAACACATATTCATCTTTCTCCTTTACATCGCTAATTTACCaaggacaaaaaaaatcaGGAAGCCACACGCTGAATCAACTTGTCAGTGAAATATTGATCGGAGCATCACAGGAATTATATTCTGTATATCAGATTCATTGGTTGCCCTCATCGTCAGGGTCAGTGTACTTGCATTCCGGCATTCTCACGGCAATTATTTCTTTCTTGCTGGCAGGTACGCTTACCCCTGgtggaaagaaaaggaaatcgaCTCTGAGAAGAAGAGAAACGACGGGTTGTGTCCTTTAACACCGGAAGAAGTTACGCTGGCACTTAGGGCGCTCGACATTGATCGCAACATTCAAATTTACATTGCTTCTGGAGATATATACAAAGCAGAGAAAAGAATGGCCAGTATGAGAGCTGCCTTCCCGAACCtggtaaaaatcaaataagtTCTTAATTCGGACGATATCCTTCACTTCTGATCTGCCACCTGTGCTGATATTTCCATCTTCATTGATTCCGTGTAAAACACAGGTGAAGAAGGAGATACTGTTGGATCCCTCCGACCTCGAGCCCTTCCAGAACTATTCCAATAGGATGGCAGCATTGGATTATTATTTATCCATAGAGAGTGATCCATTCATGCCATCTTATGGAGGGAACATGGCCAAAATTGTCGAGGACCACCGGAGGTAACAATTAGAAacttctccctctctttctctcattCTTTTTTGAGATCTCATCGTCTTTCTTAGCAAACAAGTTTAAACTTACAGATCAGTCAATAGTGATCCTTTGGATGGCCATCCAGACCGATTCTTTTACATCACAGCGTTCTCTAATGAACATGTTTATGGGTTCGTTTCTCTTTTTTGAGCAGATACCTCAGGTACAAGAAGACGATTCTGCTAGACAGGAAAGTTCTGGTGGACTTGATAGACCAGTACAAGAATGGGACCTTGAGTTGGGATTCATTCTCCATGCTCGTCAAGGAAGCCCACGTGAACCGGATGGGGAACCCTGCCAAGAGATTGGAGGTTCCCGGTAAACCCAAGGTAGAAGACTACTTCTACACCAATCCACAGGAGTGCTTACCCCAAGTTCCTGAACCATCAACCGATATATAACAATGGAAAGATGTACTGATGACGTGAAATCACTGCTCTGCCCCACATAGAATCACGGATTCCCTGCGGCACGTGCCGGGACAGATGCATAATTCTGGTTTCGGTTTGCCAGTGTTATGGGGAGGTCATTCTGTTTTTTTGGAAGAATAATTTGTTCATTGGCAGTAGCTGAGGGCACGCTGGAGATGGAAGTGTATTTCTGGTCATATGCCCAGTTTTACCTGTAACTTTACTGCCCCGAAAACTCATAGAAATAATACTAGAGCACATGCATATACTTGGTCCATGTAATCCATgacttaaaaattcaaatgtcTTCTTCTGCAAATCTAGACATTACGACATCAGTCGATGAAATTTTCTCGGAATTTTTCAGTATTTATCTATAAGTAATTCCAACTTAAACGTTAACAAAAGGAAATCGTGTATGGTTGAACAAGAAGAATGTGATCACATTTACAGATGATGAGATCCAAGAGTGATTCAAAGCATACTGAAGTGAATATGTGCTCTCATCAGTCATCATTATTCTTAGGTCCTGATGAATATAGGTAGGAATATcgaatataatttttctatatgCAACACTTGAGATGATATCTATCTATCAAtcaatctatctatctatctatctatctatctatctatcaatCTGTAAAAACATATCAAGTTGTATAACTTTGAGAAATTGTATGAGAGCAAGTGTGACCGCCATTCCCACTCTCATAAATATTTCTGTTGttgattattttaataaaattgagttttctgtattttatatttcagTCAATTTGTTAAttaacaaaatagaaaaaagaaaaaaaattctaatgaaaaagataaaaaaaaatttgtctcATTTACCACTCTCACaattattttgtataatttaaatattcatCTTTTCTTATTATGATGTTTTAGCCTATTTTAAATTGATCAAAAAAAGGCatcttaattattaattgttttgtcttattaattcaaattatttaacAAAATGAATGGATTGATTCACAAAATAGAACAAAAGTTCCAGCTCCCATTttgttaataaataaatgaataaatagaaaataggaggaagaaagaaaagtgaTGGAAGATAAGCAAGAAAGGGGCGAGTGAAGCGcgttattatttttctttttgtatatttttataagattTTTGTGTTCCGTCTTGATTGATTTGTGGAGATCATGATCACTACTCTATGAGTATCATTTTACTATCTtaagatattattttcttgaacATCTATTATTACTTCCCCATTATTAATTTGGTTATTGTAATCTTTTTCTAATTCATTGTGtggtttattttttaagtattATTCCTATGTCATATTTAAACCAAAAGATAGTGAACATGGAGGAGTAAGTGAATACATTTTTATAGTTTCAAcaagtattttttaaaattcttaaaatattaagtatttttatttatttttagatcaTATTTTAgtcaatattttattaaaaaagaaaaaagaaaaaaaactttgcaattgattattttatcttagtaggcaattaaaaatttaaaaactaaatggattaatttataaaaaataaaaaatctcatttttttattttaataaatagataaatagtATAAATAAAAGCACATGTGGTGGAAGACAAGTGAGAAAGCAGTAATTTAAGCGTGCAAATGAAGCAGTGATATCATAATGAAATTTTTCtactaaaaatttattaataatttcttttgtgGTTTTGTAAGATCTTACATTCACATTCCATCTTAATTGATTTCTGGAGGTCATGGTCACTATTCATATTGTTTTCCTATCTAATCATTTTCTTTGAcatctaatattttctttattaattcgGTTCTTACATATCTTTTCAACGGACTcttattttgttaatattttcttttgttcttaCATATGCAAAGCAGGGCATGAAGACAGAAACACGTATATGACacaagaagaagacaaaaaaattaaccGATGTCATATGACCCTTGTTGCTTTGCGATGGAATTAAAGCGCATCTTATCGTGTTAAATGCAGGTATTAATATGATCAGCTGTGTCTCAATCTCCATCACAATCTCCCCTTTAATTTAACAATGACTGATTAACTTGTCAAGTTTCGTTTAATAAATTGGGCAATTCTTATGGTGTGCTCGGGGATTAATCAGCCAACCTCGTACAGAAATAATGCATGATTTACACATGAATATCCATTTGGAGACACTCACCATCTGGAATAAATGCAACGTAGGGGTTTTCTGGAACTTACTGTGTATCCTTAAATACCTTACAATGTCCCTGGATCCGAAAAACCAGAGCTGCGGCGTTTAGAGGCCTCGATCACCATAACTTGGACAGGCATAAGGCGGATGCCTCTCGTTTATcatcataattatatattgaaatattcttGCATGAGAAAACATATACATCTATATTCATGATGGATGTATTTGTTAATAAAACATATTTGTGCTGGCTTGCTCACATTGTTCGGATGTATTTCCCGTCCGCGCTTGGAGAACATATATTCCACGTGAAGTCACTTGTTAAACTATATTATGCATGATCACCAACGTTTATAGTGGAAGGATTTCGATATTCACTATCTTTTCCAGTTATCCATAGTTCAATTTCAATTGCAGTTGCTGCAGTTATGTCCTATAATTAACCGCACGATATGGCTTCTAGGATAGAAATCTGATCCAATCAGAAGATAAGGTAACACCGTAGTAGCGACCATCCGCTGCCTGTATGGTCCCGGGGCATGCATATGCATGGATTGGATCTACTATCAAGATGATGTCCCTGCAGGGGACGAAGTTGATCTGGGAGCTGGAACAGAAGATTATATAAGTATTTGCCAGACAAGGCAGATATTCTGAAGTACGATGATAGTCGCGGAGGAATAATCAGAGTCCAGAAGCTGAGGAACCTGGTGATTGGAGTGACCAACAAGAGGAAACCGAACATGACCCGACTGGCTTGGGCTAGGCTGTTTGTGGCTGGGGCTGCAGCTGCG from Punica granatum isolate Tunisia-2019 chromosome 3, ASM765513v2, whole genome shotgun sequence includes:
- the LOC116200612 gene encoding rhamnogalacturonan I rhamnosyltransferase 1-like, translating into MDKGTYDANYKKLVGGGFEGADAVEKEKPYVGKIKPNKYYVVMKGEKLKNLIVAQSRAARFKLWVARVVALVLVWAVVVQLMWLGDAIAPRVLKFRSSYSFPCPRIYKNNGYRLVSSNGGLNQMRFGICDMVAIARYLNVTLIVPELDNTSFWNDHSQFADIFSVDYFIDSLRDEVRILKELLPAQKRKVESESLFSMPPVSWSNMTYYYNTVLLRIQEHEVLHFTKTDARLANNGLSVEVQRLRCRANYKVLRFAPAVEALAKKIVQILWHRGPFLVLHRQYEMDMIAFSGCSEGCNELEIEDLTKMRYAYPWWKEKEIDSEKKRNDGLCPLTPEEVTLALRALDIDRNIQIYIASGDIYKAEKRMASMRAAFPNLVKKEILLDPSDLEPFQNYSNRMAALDYYLSIESDPFMPSYGGNMAKIVEDHRRYLRYKKTILLDRKVLVDLIDQYKNGTLSWDSFSMLVKEAHVNRMGNPAKRLEVPGKPKVEDYFYTNPQECLPQVPEPSTDI